The following DNA comes from Terriglobales bacterium.
GCTTGAGGGCGGTGATCATCTCCCAGACCGCCACGCGCGAGACCGGGTCCAGGCCGGTGGTCGGCTCGTCGAGGAAGAAGATGCTGGGGCTGTGCACCAGCCCGCGGGCGATCTCCAGGCGGCGCCGCATGCCCCCGCTCAGCGTCCGGACGTCGGCGTCCCGCCACTTCGTGAGGTCCACCATCTCCAGCAGCTCGTGGATGATGGGCTCGCGCTTCTCCACCGGCACGCCGTAGAGCTTGGCGAAAATGATCATGTTCTCGTACACGCTCAGGTCCATGTCGCTGGTCATGGCCTGCGGGATCACCCCAATGGTGTGGCGGACGCCGTTGGGGTCGCGTTCCACGTCGTGGCCGGCGATGCAAGCCCGCCCGCTGGTGATGGGAATGAGGGTGGTCATCATGCGGATCAGCGTGCTCTTGCCCGCGCCGTTCGGCCCCAGCAGCCCGAAGATCTCGCCCTCGCCCACCTGGAAGGAAACGTCGTTCACCGCCGTGAAATCGCCGAACTTCTTGACAATGCGCTCGACCTCGATGGCCGGACGGTCGCCGTTCAGCGGCTTCGCGTGGATCGGTCCTTTGACGTCGCTGGTCATTTGGGCCGGGCCTCCGCTTCCGAATGGGCATGCGCCTTCAGTTGGTCGGGCGAGATGAGCACGTCCGC
Coding sequences within:
- a CDS encoding ATP-binding cassette domain-containing protein, which translates into the protein MTSDVKGPIHAKPLNGDRPAIEVERIVKKFGDFTAVNDVSFQVGEGEIFGLLGPNGAGKSTLIRMMTTLIPITSGRACIAGHDVERDPNGVRHTIGVIPQAMTSDMDLSVYENMIIFAKLYGVPVEKREPIIHELLEMVDLTKWRDADVRTLSGGMRRRLEIARGLVHSPSIFFLDEPTTGLDPVSRVAVWEMITALKQKRNLTVLLTTHYMDEADRLCDRIAIVDHGRLVALDAPMALKQSVPGSTVIEAQFIDAPADWPKQLEALPGVRSVQPEAAHMYRVLTDDGSKTTTAMVEAAVQENVLVKTLTVQSTTLDDVFVHYTGRDLRDEVKSTFAYIPPPLR